In Anaerolineales bacterium, the genomic window GGCGCGGGCTAGTCGGTCCCGGACTCCTCGGTTGAGGTGACCCGCTGCCTGCATTGTGGCACCGCTTATCCGACAGGCACTTAGCGTCAGCGCGTGCGCGTTCATCCGCATCTATCGGTTGGCCGCCCAACAACTCGCTGAAGCCGACTCGGCTGGCGGGCGAATATGCAATGGTCCTTTGCCTGCGTTGTTGCCCTACAATGAAGGTGCCAAGCCCGAGCCGCCGAGCGGCTTAGCTCGAGGCCGTTGGGCGGCCGATTGACGAGATCCTCACATCGCCAATGGCGCTCTACCCCAAGCCCACTCCTCTGCAAATGGATCCCGTTGCGATCTGGCGACGCAACATCAGTACTTCCCCTGCCAGGCCGTTTCTCTCATGCCGCGTTCTCGCCACTTGGGTCGCAGTCAATCTCATCTTGGAGTGTCTTGTCCGTCCTGCGTGGCCCCCAGGAATCCAGGGAAGGAGTCGGGGCGGCGTCAGATCCGCTCGAGGAGCTCGGCCAATTCCTGTGGTGAGCTGACCACGGCATCAGCCCCGGCCGCCACCAGCCGCGCGGCGCTCTGGTGCCCCCAGGCGACGGCAATCGAGCGGACGCCGACCTCGCGGCAGGCATGCACGTCGCTGACGGCGTCGCCGATCAGGCAGGCTTCATCCGGCTGTCGCCCGAGCTGTGCAAGCGCCGCCGATATCTTCTCAGTCCGGGTCCCCGTGTGCTCGACCGCGATGAGAACATTGACGTATGCATTCATTCGGTGCTCCTCGAGGAACTGCAGGACGGCTCGGGCCGGGCTGCCAGTGACAACGCCGACCTGACCGCGCGCCGCGGCACTCCGGACGACCACATCCATCCCGGAGAACATCGGCGGCGGCTCGGCCCTGGCTTCGAAGCGGGCCATCGTTCGGCGGGCGAATTCCTGGGCCCGATCGGCGGGGATCCCGAGGCGTAGGCCGTAGTCCACAAAGGACATCGTCTCCAGAGCGTCGAGATCGGCCGCGGTTGGTTTCCGCGGGTAGCCCATTTCGGCGCACGTCTCGCCGGCAAAGCGCAGCATGTCTGTCAGGGTGTCCGCCAGGACGCCGTCGTAATCGAACAGGGTGGCCAGGAGGGAAGTCATGTCAGGATCTCGGCGACGGGCCATTGTTACCTGTCCCATTCCCATGCGCAATAGGCTACTCCAGATCGATTGCCACCGGTCGGATCCAACAGGC contains:
- a CDS encoding HAD hydrolase-like protein, which translates into the protein MTSLLATLFDYDGVLADTLTDMLRFAGETCAEMGYPRKPTAADLDALETMSFVDYGLRLGIPADRAQEFARRTMARFEARAEPPPMFSGMDVVVRSAAARGQVGVVTGSPARAVLQFLEEHRMNAYVNVLIAVEHTGTRTEKISAALAQLGRQPDEACLIGDAVSDVHACREVGVRSIAVAWGHQSAARLVAAGADAVVSSPQELAELLERI